One Atribacterota bacterium genomic window, CTCTGGATGTAGCATAAGAAAGTCTAATATATTCCTGGTTTTCTTCCTGGTTCTTTCTGCCAAAGCAGGTTCTAGCCAACACGGCAACCCCTGCTTCATATAAAAGATATTGCTGAAATTCCTTAGAATTTTTTA contains:
- a CDS encoding pyridoxal phosphate-dependent aminotransferase, which encodes KNSKEFQQYLLYEAGVAVLARTCFGRKNQEENQEYIRLSYATSRENILEGVRRIKKAVER